The genomic interval TTTTCCCTGCTCAACAACGGTGCACTTATGCTTCGATTTAAGAGATTCCGAATCGAAGAAAGGTAGGTAAGAGAGATGTCCCCGTAGAGATTGAGGAGATTTCGGTTCGCTAAATGCGGAACAGGAATATTGATTGTTTGATAGAAGGTTCGTTAAAGGAATTGATCTGATCTTTGAAGAAGCAAACCTCAATCTGGCGAAGGGAATATTCGGGTCGAATGAAAGAAACCAGAAAGAGAAAATTCAGAGTTCAGTGATTTACGATTCTAAAGTAATCGATTTTTCTTTTTCCTGCGAACGATCTTTTTTTTGCAGAATTCTCGGTCATATTATTCGTCTTGTTTCGATCTAAACTAAAAGAAGAAACTTTCTTCAGATTCTTATTTAGAATAAGAAAGCCTTCCATTACCAAAAAGAAAGTCGGAAGGCATCCGGCGAATATCGGAAAATTTTAACGAACCAATTTATTCCATTTTTACTTACTGTTCTTTCCGTTCGTCGATCGGCATCCGATAACCGATTTCCGGTGTAAGCAAAATCTGACTTTTGGCAAAACTTCCGATTCCTCTGCCTATTTCCCTACCTCGTTCGTCGAAGAGATTGCTTTCGGCGATGATTAGATTTTTAGAATTCTGAACCACGGTCCCTTTCGCAATAAGCGTTCCGGATTGAATCGGTCTTAAAAAGAAAAGGGTAATGCTCGAAGTTAGAACGAAACAATCCGGCACTAAAGAATTCGCCGCAAAAAAAGCGGAATCATCCACGGCCTTAAAATAAACCGAGCCATGTGCCGCCCCGGCTGCATGATGAAAATCTTCACGGACTTCCATCGTTAACTCCGCGAATCCCTTTGAAATGGAAAGTCGCGGTTGAAAAAAACGATTTATCGGGGCCTGGCTGTACATTTGCTCTAAGCTCCGGTAATGAGTTTGCCAGTCGATCAAGTTAAGCATTCTCCGTCGTAGATTTTTTTCGAGAAGTGAAAAGGATCTTAAAGATAACGATATGAGATACGACTAATAAAGGCGCATATCCGGTAAAAATATAAAACATAAAACCCATTAGAGGTGAAATATGAAGTATTAATGCTTGGTAGCTTGCGTACAAGAGGTCCACAAATCCCCAAATATTAAAAATCCATACTAGCGGCATCGCAGCTTTCGATTTTCTTCCTAAAAGTAGATAAGACGAAATTGCCAGAATTGCGGCAATATAATCTCCCAAAGCCGCGGGTATCGAAAAGTCGGTAGGCATATTCGGGGAGGTAATTCCCGGGATAAACATGCTTAAACCCACAAATCTATATCCATGAATCATCAATAGCGACTGGAGAAGTTTGGTCCGGTTTGCTCCGGATTGAGCCATGATTCTGTCCCGAATTACTAGGGTGGCCATGATTGCGCCGACAATGGTTGCGAAAATAAGTAGAAATTTTGGTTCCATACGCGAAGTCTAATTTCCGTACGAACGTTCGTAAAGTAAAATAATAACCGTCCCGGAATTTTTTATTTCGCCTTCGGGCAATGAATCCAGTGATGTTATTTAGCATTCCTTTCGAAATTTCAGCGAATTATGGAAAAAAATGAGACCCAACTCGAAATCCTTCAACTAGCCGCCGACTATGCCTCTCAGCATGGGCTGAATGATCTCACGATCGGTAAGTTGGCTGCTGCTGCCGGAATGAGTAAAGCAGGCCTTCACGGTTCTTTCGGTTCGAAGGTAGACTTGCAAATGAGTACGATTCATTTTGCCGCCGAGATTTTCACTCGGGAGGTCCTAGAGCCTATCGCAAAGATCGATTCGGGTTATAAGAGAGTAATCGCCTTTTGTGAAAATTGGCTGAGTTACGTCGATCGCAAGGTTTTTCCGGGAGGATGCTTTTTCGGTCGGGTTTCCATCGAGGGAGCTTCTCTACCCGAAACGATCGACGCCGAAATCAAGCGTTTGTTTCAGTCGTTTCAGCTATTTCTCAAACACGAATTACGGAAATCGAAACTTTCTCCCGCTAAGTCTTCCGAGTTATCCGATCAACTTTTGGCCTTGGTTATCAGCTATAATTGGGCGGTTCATGCAATCAACCAGCCTGCTGCGGCAAATCATGTCCGGTCTTTGATTTTTCAAAAACTGGATGAACTAAAGGATTTGGAGCGTAAATAAGGTTTTTCGGGACTTTACCGGAGTTCTGCCGAGCGTCGATTTGGTGTTTGCGTCATTTTCGTTTGGGGGTGTTTCGGTTCCGAGAGTCCTTTGAGCTGCCTCTTAATCCGCGTATTCTTTCCAGGTTATTCTTTCTTTTTGCGCAAAGAGGCGGGCTGTGCTTTCCGTTTATTTAGTCTTTCGGTCTTACTTCATTCTTTTTATTACGGACTTCGTTAGTTTTTTTCCTGCAGCTTCGGGGCCTTTTACATCCATTTTTTTTGCGATCTACATTTTGATAATAAAATAAATATTAATTGCTTTTTTGTTAATTGCATTGAATTCTGACATGGTCCTGTTATAAATGCATGGTATTGTAATAAATTCAGAATTGGCGATCTTAGGACCTCCAGTTTTTAGCGGGAGGTTTGCAAAAAGTAAGACGCTTAAATTCTCATGCGCAAAACCGGCAATGGATCGAGTTGGGATGTAATTATCGGGTCTGGAGATCGACTTACCCTGAACGAGTTCACCGTTACTTTAATGGGTCATAATTTATTCTTTTTTGGTACTGTGATTTTAAGAGGTCCGTAAAAGAAGCATCTCACGCGATCCGGTAAAAGTGATGAGGAAAGTCGGCATGAAGATCGCTATAGAAGAAAGTGGGTGAAAAAGAAATTCGTTTCGCAGATTCATTTTCGGAATCAATAAAGGTTCGAAGCAGCATTCGATTTACTCAATAATCTGAAAACATTAAGTATTTTACCGCTACTCAAGGAATGTATGAAGCATATAGTTGAAAGATTGTTTTTAGCAATCGGCATTGTAATCGTAACGGGATGCGTTTCCATTCCAGTCGGAGTGAATTTAAGCGAACCGAAAACAAAGGCATTTCCTCTTCCATCGACAGTATATATTGAAAAAGTAATTCTCCCTGTCTATCTGGAAAATAGATTACAGAAGGAAGAAAAGTTTACCTTATCAGTATTGGACTTCGCAGCAAAAAGCGAATACTTTACAAAAGTGAATTATATCGGTCAAAAGGACCCGGGTGATCGCAATTATCACGTATTACAAATTACCTGCGATGAATATTTGGAACGGCGAGAACCGCATCCGGCGTATTTCCCATTAGCGATTATAACGGTTACTTTATATATCTGGCTCGGAGGTCCGATCCATACGGATTATTCGAAATATTCGTGCGAGTTAAAGGCGAAGGATTCAAAACAGAAAGTAATATTTAGCGACAAGAAGGCGATATCAAATGAGAAAAATTCGAATATGTTCGACAATCGTCGTTACTTTCCGTCTTCAATCGAAGATCGAACCGAAGTGATCGGTAGTTTATTGTTAAATGTATATAATTACTTGAAGGAGAAACATTGAATGAAGGTTTTCGGGATTTTGGTAGGCGGTTTTCTTTTTTTGTTTAACTGCGCGACGTTTACGAGTTATCCGGAGGGATTTAATCATTCCGAATACGGAAGGCCGGCACAGACCGGAAACAAGACGGTATCGGTAGTGTATACGCAGAAGGCGATTCTCGGCACAAAAGAGGTGCAGGTAAATGCGAATGCAATAGAACGTATGCAAGAGAATTTAAGGAACGGTTTGAATGACTCCGGGTATTTTAAGAGTGTCGGCTCCAGTTTAGATAATACAGATTTGAAGTTACGGGTGGAGGCGTTGAATGAAGGCGGTGGAGAAATATATCAGGTAATGGCTTTTATAAGCGGATTGACTTTTACGATTCTTCCCGCTTTGGCACCGGATCATTTTACGTTAACATATACGTTTAAAGACAAAAATGATAAGATAAAAAAGCAGTATATTCGCAAGGCAACTTTTAATACTTGGATTCAGTTATTTTTGATATTTGCGATGCCGTTTAAATCTCCTAAGAAGGAAATATACGAAGGGATCAAACAAATGACTTACTCGGTATTGGAAGAAGCTAGCCTAGTTACATAAAACTGGACACCTTTTTCGCTCGAATCGAGGTATAAAGAAGCGATGAGTAAAAAAGGGAAATACTCTCCGGAGTTTAAAGAGCAAGCGATAAAACGCATATTAACCGGTTCTTTCACAATAAAAGAAGTAGCAGAATCGTTAGGAATCAGCTATTTTGTTTTGCGACAATGGAAGGCTGAATATATGAAGAAGTCTGACGAACAAAACCCTCCGACAGATAAACAAATCAAAGAGAGTGAGGAGTTAAGGAAACTTCGCAAAGAGAATTACCGACTTAAGGAAGAGAATGCGATTTTAAAAAAGTATTCAGCCATGCTTTCGAAGGAACAAAATCTCGATTAG from Leptospira fainei serovar Hurstbridge str. BUT 6 carries:
- a CDS encoding PaaI family thioesterase, whose translation is MLNLIDWQTHYRSLEQMYSQAPINRFFQPRLSISKGFAELTMEVREDFHHAAGAAHGSVYFKAVDDSAFFAANSLVPDCFVLTSSITLFFLRPIQSGTLIAKGTVVQNSKNLIIAESNLFDERGREIGRGIGSFAKSQILLTPEIGYRMPIDERKEQ
- a CDS encoding TetR/AcrR family transcriptional regulator, which produces MEKNETQLEILQLAADYASQHGLNDLTIGKLAAAAGMSKAGLHGSFGSKVDLQMSTIHFAAEIFTREVLEPIAKIDSGYKRVIAFCENWLSYVDRKVFPGGCFFGRVSIEGASLPETIDAEIKRLFQSFQLFLKHELRKSKLSPAKSSELSDQLLALVISYNWAVHAINQPAAANHVRSLIFQKLDELKDLERK